The window ATAGAAAGCCGCCGCTGCAACCGGCTCACCGAGCCGTAGCCCTCCTCCACCACGATCTCCGCTGCCTTCTTCAAGAGGGGGTCGGAGAAGTCCACCTCCCCCGGCCCTGCCCCTTCAGGGGCCTTGGGGGGCTCAAAGTCGGCCCCATAGGCCTCGGCGAAGCGGTCCTCAAAGCTTTGCCCCCGGAGGAAGGCGGCGAGGCGGGCCACCTCCTCCTCGGAGAGGTAGGGCACCTGGAGGCGCACGGGCTTGGTGAGGCCGGGCTGGTGGAAGAGGGCGTCCCCCTGCCCGATGAGCTTTTCCGCCCCTTGCGTGTCCAAGATGGTCCGGGAGTCAAAGCCGCTGGCCACGGCGAAGGCCAGGCGGGCGGGGATGTTCACCTTGATGAGGGAGGTGAGGATGTCCACGCTGGGGCGCTGGGTGGCGAGGACGAGGTGCATCCCCGTGGCCCGGCTCATCTGGGCCAGGCGCAAAATGGCCGCCTCCACCTCCTTGGGGGCGGTCATCATGAGGTCGGCCAGCTCGTCCACCACGATGACCAAATAGGGCAGGCTTTCCCCACCCTCCTTTTCCATCTTGGCGTTGTACTGCTCCAGGTTCCTGGCCCCCACCTGGCTCATGAGGCGGTAGCGCCGCTCCATGTGGGCCACCGCCCCCTGCAAGACCCCCGCCGCTTCCTCCGGGCTCGTGACCACGGGGCGCACCAGGTGGGGGATGCCCTCGTAGGGGGTGAGCTCCACCATCTTGGGGTCGATGAGGAGGAGGCGCAGGGCGGTGGGGAGGTGCTTGAAGAGGAGGCTGGCGATGAGGACGTTGATGGCCACGCTCTTGCCGCTTCCCGTGGAGCCGGCGATGAGGAGGTGGGGCATTTTGGCCAGGTCCCTAACCCAGATCTCCCCCTCGATGCTCTTGCCCAGGATCAAGGGCAAAAGGGCCTTGGCGTGTTGGAAACCCGGGGAAAGCACCGCCTCGGAGAAGCGCACCAACTCCCGCTTGGGGTTCGGGACCTCGAGGCCCACGGTGTTCTTCCCGGGGATAGGGGCCTCAATCCGCACCGCCCCCACCGCTAGGGCCCGGGCCAGGTCGTTCTGCAGGCTCTGGATGCGGCTGATCTTCTCCCCCGGGGCGGGGAGGAGCTCGTAGCGGGTGACGCTTGGACCCCGGGCGTGGCCCACCACCTCCGCCTGCACGCCAAACTGCTTGAGGGTGTCGGCGATGGCCCGCTTGAGCCGTTCCGCCTCCTCCTCCAGGGCGCGGACGTTCCCCTTGGGCTCCGGGGGGTCCAGAAGCTCGGGGGTGGGCAGGGCCAAGGCAGTGCTGGGCGCCACCGCCACCCGGGCCTCCCCTTGGGGCCGGGGAGGGTCCTTAGCGGGGGGGGTGGGCTCGGGGAAGACCAGGTCCAGGTCGAAGGGCTCGGGCTCGGGGACCGGCTCGGGCCGGGTTTGCGCCTGGGTGGGCTGGGGCGGGGGGTTGCCCGTGAGGAGGGCCCTGAGGGCCTCCGCCTGGAGCTCCTTGGGGGCGGTGAGGAAGGGGAGGAAGCGGGCGAGCTCCTCCTGCCGCCTTGTGAGGTCCTCCACCAGGCCGGCGAGCTCCGCAAACCGGGCCCGCCGCGCCTCCCGCAGTCTTTGCCCAAGGAGAAGCCCCTTTAGGGAAGGGTGTAGCCGGGGGAGGGCCTTTAGGGCCTGGAGCCTCGCCCTAAGGGCCTGGGCTTCCAGGAGCAGGGCAGCGCGCCTTTCCTCTAGGGCCTCCCGCAAGGGGCCTTCCCCCGGGAGAGGGGTCTTGAGGGCGTTTTCTAGGGCGAGGAGATCGGGCTCCAGGGGCCTTTGGTCCGCTTCCAGTTGCCGCCTAAGCTCCGCTACCCGCTCTTCCAAGAAGGCCCGGAGCGCTTTCTCCACCCCGGGTAGCTCCTCGGGAGTGAGGGTTTTGCCCAGGGCGTGGAGGGCGGTGTGCTCGGGGTAAAGCCGGGCTAAGGCCCGGATCTTTTGCCGCAAGAGAAAGGCCTTTAGGGCGTGGCGGGCCCGCCGCACCCCTTCCACCCCCGTTTGGAGCCCTTTGAGGAGGAGGGAAAAGGGCCTTTGCCGAAGCCAAAGGTCCAAGACCGCACTGGCCAGGAGGGGGGAAAGGAGAAGGCCCAAGACCCCTGCCCGCGCCTGAAGGAAACGCCTAAGACCCTGGCCGACTTCCCCCGCCAAAGGTCCTGCTAGGGGGAGGAGGCTGAAGGCGAGGAGGTAGAGGAAGAACAGGTGGCGGAGAAGGGGCTTTAGGGGTTTTTGCCGGTACAGGGCCAGGGCCACCAGGAAGAGGCTTGGGGGAAGCAGATAGCCGGGCAGGCCCACCGCCCGGTAGAAGGTGCCCAGGGCTTCCCCCACCGCCCCCGTGTCCCAAGGAAAGAAGGGGGAAAGGAGGAAAAAGCCCAAGGCGCCCAAGAGGACGGCCTGGCCCTCGCGCTCGGGACCTTGGGCGGGCTTCGCGGGCTTCCGCTTGGCCATCGCAACGATTATATGGCGCACTCGGGGCAACGGCCATAGACCGTGACCTCGTGGTCCTCGGCCTGGAAGCCCGGCGGGAGGTGGGTTAGGGCGAGCTCGCACCCCAAAAGCTCAAAGACCCGGCCGCAGCGGCGGCAGAAGAAGTGGTGGTGGTGCTCGAGGCCTGCGGGCTCGTACCGGGGGGGTTCCCCGGGCAGGGCCACGGGGGCGAGAAAGCCCTCCTCCACCAAGGCCTTCAGGTTGCGGTAGACCGTGGCCAGGCCCAAGGAGGGCACCTTTCTCCGGGCCAGGGCCAAGACCTCCTGGGGGGAAAGGGGCCTTCTCGCCTCCAAGAACACCTCCCGGATCGCCCGCCGTTGCTTGGTGGCCCGCTCCATGACCCCAGGATACCTTAGGTGAAAACCGCCTTTCATCTTTCGGGGCTAAAGTGGGGGCATGCGGGTTTGGCCTCTCCTCTTGCTTTTGCTCCTTCCCGCTTGGGCGGAAGGGGGGTACCTTTTGGGCCGCATCCTGGCCCTGAACCCGGAAAGGGGCGTGGCGGAGGTCCTGGTGGAGGGAAGGCGGCAGGAGGCCTTGCTGCCCACGGACGGGGGTGGGTTTCGGCTGGGGGAGCGGGTGGTCCTCTATCGGGAAGGGGAGCGGCTTTACGTCACCGAGCCGGACCGCATGCCCCACCTCGCCTTCCTCTTGGGGCTTTTTACCCTCTTCGCCCTCCTCCTGGGGCGGGGGAAGGGGCTTAGGGGGCTTCTTGGCACCTTCTTGAGCCTCCTGGTGGTGGTCTACTTCGTGGTGCCGCAGGTGGCTGCGGGGGGAAACCCCCTCCTTTACGCCTTTCTGGGGAGCGTGGGCGTCCTTTTCCTCACCCTCTACCTGGTGCACGGGCTAAACCGCAAGACCACCGCCGCCCTTTTGGGCACGCTCCTTTCCGTGGCCTTCGTCCTGGGGCTTGCCCTTTTCTTCACCCGGGCCATGGCTTTCACCGGCCTGGCCTCGGAGGAGGCCCTTCTCCTCCGGCAATGGGGCGGGGTGGACCTGGTTTCCCTCTACCTGGCGGGGGTGGTGGTGGGGGCTTTGGGGGCCCTCACCGACGTCACCGTGACCCAGGCGGCGGTGGTCCAGGCCCTGAGCCACGCCAACCCCCGCTGGGGAGTCCGGGAGCTCTACCGCCGCGGCATGGAGGTGGGCTACGACCACATCGGGAGCCTGGTGAACACCCTGGTCTTGGCCTACGCCGCCGGGTCCTTGCCCCTGTTCCTCCTCCTCACCCGGGACCCCACCCCCTTGCGCTTCCTCCTCAACACCGAGCCCTTCGCCGCGGAGATTGCCAGCATGGTCCTGGGCTCCTTGGGGCTCCTCCTGGCGGTTCCCCTCACCACCTTGGTGGCGGCCTTGGCCTTCCGGGGGGGGCGGGGTGGGCCTCCCGACCCCGGCCACGCCCACTAGGGCATAATGGGTGCCGTGCGCCTCCTTCACACGGCAGATTGGCACCTGGGAAAGGTATTAAAAGGCGTGGACCGCACCCCCGAGATCGGGGAGGCCCTAAAGGCGCTTTTGGAAATCGTCAAGAAAGAGCGGGTGGACCTGGTGTTGGTGGCGGGGGACCTCTTCGACCGGCCCCAGGTTTCTGCGGAGGCGGAGGCCTTGGCGGTGGAGTTTTTCCTGAGGCTTAAGGAGCTTGGGGTGCCCGCCTTGGTCATCGCCGGGAACCACGACCCCAAGGAGCGCCTCGAGGCCCTCTCCCCCCTCCTGGCCCTGGCGGGGGCCACGGTGCGGGGCCGGCCCCTGTTCCGCGAGGAGGGGGGGGTAGTGGAGGTGAAGGGCCTAAGGGCGGCCCTCCTCCCCTTCATCTCCGAGAGGGTGCTGATGAAAAAGCTCTGGCAGGAGGCGGAGGAGCGCCACCGCGCCTACGCCGAGAACATGCGGCGCATCCTGGGCAACCTGGAAAGCCCCCTGATGCTGGGCCACTTCGCCGTGGTGGGGGCGCGGCCCGGGGGAGGGGAGTTCGCCTTTCACCTTTCCGAGGCCTACGCCGTGCCCGCCTCCGCCCTTCCCCTTTCCGCCCGGTATGTGGCCCTAGGCCATATCCACCGCCAGCAGGCGGTGTCCGAAACCCCCTTGGCCTGGTACTCGGGAAGCCTGATCCAGTTGGACTTTGGCGAGGGGGAGGAAGGGGAGCGGGGGGCGCTATTGGTGGAGCTTCCCCCCTCGGGGCCCCCCAAGGTCCACCCCATCCGGGAGCGCTGGGGCAAGCCCTTAAGGACCTACCGCCTTCCCCCCGAGGCCCTGGACGGGAGGCTAGAGGAGCTAAAGGACTTTCCTGGCTACCTCAGGCTCGTGGTGGAGGGAAGGCTTTCCCCCGTGGTCAAGGAAAGGCTTTTCCAGGCCCTGCCCAACCTTCTGGCCGTGGAGGGGGCGGGGGCTTTGCCCGGGGAGTTCCAAGAAGAAGGGGGGGCGGAGCTTGGCCTCCTCGAGGCCTACGCCCGGTACCTGGAGGAAAAGGGGCGCAAGGAGGAAGGCCTTCTGCAAGGTCTAAAGCAGGTCCTGACGGAGGTGGAGCTTGAGGCCCTTGCGCTTGGAGCTTGAGGGGTTTGGCCCCTACCGGGAGCGGCAGGAGGTGGACTTCTCCGACGTGGAGCTCTTCGCCATCACCGGGCCCACGGGAAGCGGCAAGAGCACCCTTTTAGACGCCATGGCCTTCGCCCTTTACGGCCTCGTGCCCCGGGTGGGCCGCAACGTGGGCAATCTGGTCCACCCCGGCTTGGGGGAGGCCCGGGTGCGCCTCACCTTCCAGGTGGGGGGAAGGGTCTACCGGGTGGAGCGGGTGCGGGGCAGGAAGGGGGAAGGGCGGCTTTTTGAGCTGGAGGCGGGCGGGGAGCGCCTGGTGCCCTGGGAAAACCTGGAGAAGCTCAACCAAGGGATAGAGGACCTCCTCGGCCTCTCCTACGAGGCCTTCACCCGGGCCCTCCTCCTGCCGCAAGGGGAGTTTGACCGCTTCTTGAAAGGGGAGGCCAAGGAGCGCAGGCGCATCCTCCTGGACCTCTTCGAGCTTTCAAGGCTGGAGAAGGCCAGGGAGAAGGCGGCCTCCAGGCGGGCTTCCTTGCTGGAGGAAAAGGGGCGCCTGGAGGGGGAGCTACGGGCCCTCGAGGCGGTCACCCCGGAGGCCCTGGAGGCCCTGGAGGAAGAGCGTGCCCGCTTGGAGAAGGAGGCGGAGGGGCTAAGGGAAGAGGCGAGGCGCCTGGAAAGGAAGGCCAAGGAGGGGGAAGGTCTGGTGGAGCGCCTGGAAGAGCGCCACCACCTGGAAACGAGAAAGGCGCGTCTCCTGGCGGAGGCCCCTGCCATGGCGGCCCTGCGGGAGCGCCTGGCCCAGGCGGAGGAGGCGGCCCGGGTCCTGCCCCTGTGGCAGGCCTACCGGGAAAAGGAAGCCGCCCTGCAGGCCACGGAGGCGAAGCTTAGGGGGCTATGGGAGAGGCTTGCGGACCTGGAGGGCAAGCGGCAGGCCCTGGCCTTCCACCCCGAGGCCCTGCGGGAGGCAAGGGAAGCCCTCCTGAAGGCCCAGGAGCTGAAGGCCCTCGAGGCCCTCTGGCGCCGGGTGGGGATAAGGGAACACCCAAGCCCCCGCCGGGACGAGAAGGCCCTGGAGGAGCTTCTGGCCAAGGAGCCCCTGCTGGAGGGGGAGGTGCGGGCCTTAACAGCCTGGGCCGAGGCCAGGGCGAAGCGCTTGGCGGAGGAGGGGGCCTTGGCCGAGCTCAAGGAGAGGCTGAAGGAGGTGGAAGCCCAGGGCAAGGCCCAAAGGGAGGAGGTAGAGGCCCTGGCCCAGGCCCTCAAGGGGGCGGAGGCCCACGCCCTAACGGAGGAGCTTTCCCGCCTGAAAGCGGCCTTGGAGCGCCTCCAGGGAGAGAGGGCGCGCCTGGAAGGGGAGCTCGCCGCCCTGGAGAGGGAGGAGAGGCGGCAAGGGCTAGCCGCCTACCACGACCTCCTGGAGCCGGGCAAGCCCTGCCCCCTGTGCGGCGGCTTGGTCCACGCCCTGCCCCCACGGCCGAAAGGGCTGGACCTGGCCCCGCGGCGGCAGGCCCTGGAAAAGGCGCTCAGGGAGGTACTAGAGGAGCTTGGGAGCCTGCGGCAGGCGGTGTTTCAGAAGGAGAAGGCCCTGAGGGAGCTAGGGGTGGAACCCAGGCCTGGGGACCTGGAGGCCCTGAAGAAGGCCCAGGCCGAGGCGCAGAAGGCGCTAGAGGACCTGCGGGACCATTACCAGGGGCTGAGGAGCAGGGTGATGGACAAGCAGAAGGATGTGGAGGAGCTTCGGGCGGCGGAGGCCCGCCTCCGCCCGGACCGGGAGGGGGAAGCGGAGGCCCTCCTCGCCGAGGCCCAGGCCGCCTTGGCTGCCTTACGGGAGGAGAAGGCCGCCTTGGGGGCCGGGCTTTACCAATACCTCCAGGCGGCCACGGGGGGCAAGGGGGTGAAGGCGTACCTGGAGGCCCTGGCCCAGGAGGTGGCGGCCCTAGAGGAGAAGGAACAGCGCGACGGCGAGCTCGCCAAGGCCTTGGAGGAGGTGCGCAGGGACCTCGCTGCCCTTCAGGCCAAGAAAGAGGAGCAGGTAAAGGCCCTGGCCGAGGCCCAGAACCTGCTCTCGGGGCTCATGCCCGAGGAGGAGGCGAGAAGCCTCTACCTTCCCCTCGAGGAGGCGGAGGCCCTGC is drawn from Thermus sp. LT1-2-5 and contains these coding sequences:
- a CDS encoding DNA translocase FtsK translates to MAKRKPAKPAQGPEREGQAVLLGALGFFLLSPFFPWDTGAVGEALGTFYRAVGLPGYLLPPSLFLVALALYRQKPLKPLLRHLFFLYLLAFSLLPLAGPLAGEVGQGLRRFLQARAGVLGLLLSPLLASAVLDLWLRQRPFSLLLKGLQTGVEGVRRARHALKAFLLRQKIRALARLYPEHTALHALGKTLTPEELPGVEKALRAFLEERVAELRRQLEADQRPLEPDLLALENALKTPLPGEGPLREALEERRAALLLEAQALRARLQALKALPRLHPSLKGLLLGQRLREARRARFAELAGLVEDLTRRQEELARFLPFLTAPKELQAEALRALLTGNPPPQPTQAQTRPEPVPEPEPFDLDLVFPEPTPPAKDPPRPQGEARVAVAPSTALALPTPELLDPPEPKGNVRALEEEAERLKRAIADTLKQFGVQAEVVGHARGPSVTRYELLPAPGEKISRIQSLQNDLARALAVGAVRIEAPIPGKNTVGLEVPNPKRELVRFSEAVLSPGFQHAKALLPLILGKSIEGEIWVRDLAKMPHLLIAGSTGSGKSVAINVLIASLLFKHLPTALRLLLIDPKMVELTPYEGIPHLVRPVVTSPEEAAGVLQGAVAHMERRYRLMSQVGARNLEQYNAKMEKEGGESLPYLVIVVDELADLMMTAPKEVEAAILRLAQMSRATGMHLVLATQRPSVDILTSLIKVNIPARLAFAVASGFDSRTILDTQGAEKLIGQGDALFHQPGLTKPVRLQVPYLSEEEVARLAAFLRGQSFEDRFAEAYGADFEPPKAPEGAGPGEVDFSDPLLKKAAEIVVEEGYGSVSRLQRRLSIGHARAGKLMDALEAMGIVGPPKGSKPREVLITKEQLKDFFG
- a CDS encoding transcriptional repressor encodes the protein MERATKQRRAIREVFLEARRPLSPQEVLALARRKVPSLGLATVYRNLKALVEEGFLAPVALPGEPPRYEPAGLEHHHHFFCRRCGRVFELLGCELALTHLPPGFQAEDHEVTVYGRCPECAI
- a CDS encoding YibE/F family protein: MRVWPLLLLLLLPAWAEGGYLLGRILALNPERGVAEVLVEGRRQEALLPTDGGGFRLGERVVLYREGERLYVTEPDRMPHLAFLLGLFTLFALLLGRGKGLRGLLGTFLSLLVVVYFVVPQVAAGGNPLLYAFLGSVGVLFLTLYLVHGLNRKTTAALLGTLLSVAFVLGLALFFTRAMAFTGLASEEALLLRQWGGVDLVSLYLAGVVVGALGALTDVTVTQAAVVQALSHANPRWGVRELYRRGMEVGYDHIGSLVNTLVLAYAAGSLPLFLLLTRDPTPLRFLLNTEPFAAEIASMVLGSLGLLLAVPLTTLVAALAFRGGRGGPPDPGHAH
- a CDS encoding exonuclease SbcCD subunit D translates to MRLLHTADWHLGKVLKGVDRTPEIGEALKALLEIVKKERVDLVLVAGDLFDRPQVSAEAEALAVEFFLRLKELGVPALVIAGNHDPKERLEALSPLLALAGATVRGRPLFREEGGVVEVKGLRAALLPFISERVLMKKLWQEAEERHRAYAENMRRILGNLESPLMLGHFAVVGARPGGGEFAFHLSEAYAVPASALPLSARYVALGHIHRQQAVSETPLAWYSGSLIQLDFGEGEEGERGALLVELPPSGPPKVHPIRERWGKPLRTYRLPPEALDGRLEELKDFPGYLRLVVEGRLSPVVKERLFQALPNLLAVEGAGALPGEFQEEGGAELGLLEAYARYLEEKGRKEEGLLQGLKQVLTEVELEALALGA
- a CDS encoding SMC family ATPase, which encodes MRLELEGFGPYRERQEVDFSDVELFAITGPTGSGKSTLLDAMAFALYGLVPRVGRNVGNLVHPGLGEARVRLTFQVGGRVYRVERVRGRKGEGRLFELEAGGERLVPWENLEKLNQGIEDLLGLSYEAFTRALLLPQGEFDRFLKGEAKERRRILLDLFELSRLEKAREKAASRRASLLEEKGRLEGELRALEAVTPEALEALEEERARLEKEAEGLREEARRLERKAKEGEGLVERLEERHHLETRKARLLAEAPAMAALRERLAQAEEAARVLPLWQAYREKEAALQATEAKLRGLWERLADLEGKRQALAFHPEALREAREALLKAQELKALEALWRRVGIREHPSPRRDEKALEELLAKEPLLEGEVRALTAWAEARAKRLAEEGALAELKERLKEVEAQGKAQREEVEALAQALKGAEAHALTEELSRLKAALERLQGERARLEGELAALEREERRQGLAAYHDLLEPGKPCPLCGGLVHALPPRPKGLDLAPRRQALEKALREVLEELGSLRQAVFQKEKALRELGVEPRPGDLEALKKAQAEAQKALEDLRDHYQGLRSRVMDKQKDVEELRAAEARLRPDREGEAEALLAEAQAALAALREEKAALGAGLYQYLQAATGGKGVKAYLEALAQEVAALEEKEQRDGELAKALEEVRRDLAALQAKKEEQVKALAEAQNLLSGLMPEEEARSLYLPLEEAEALRGRLKAHEEELGQVEALLKALPPLPDIPLEEAKARLRELREALDRAQERLGELNERVAVLRSQAEALREGLKRRRELEGRLAEVVREVDLWDKLARDLQENNFPAYLLGLRQRNLVERADALLSTLSGGRYRLLGKGDEYEVYDLWTEARRPVKTLSGGESFLASLSLALALSEELSRGRLGALFLDEGFGTLDPEALEVVAGVLEGLPTKGRLVGIVTHVEALAERLPARLRVRKHPSGSRVEWA